Proteins co-encoded in one Oreochromis aureus strain Israel breed Guangdong linkage group 3, ZZ_aureus, whole genome shotgun sequence genomic window:
- the LOC120437739 gene encoding uncharacterized protein LOC120437739, whose amino-acid sequence MSHNIRCELEECQQYQLLAQRSGLGFSLCEHLRSLDYCRETVKEVFLQEHIVMEMVDLKFFGEAKAATCIKRQKAAQMAHAPLCVRVDFGGSSTQICLSVFEPEIHSFCRLGRIFVTYNALRNTLHCACAKPRISCPHKNIAKWHLFQTQRDIFKSTVPLSSGTPSQMTQESSSFEDNAAIERSIRYMFKEKKIPGSLPENVISQKMDHQKQLFPCETLCQVCPEHPKLDEAVLVTNKARIVSMMGVIENVSTHHRLCPQCHMVYRYQEWTDGLHNFDNHVVLCLELCLFLRENLQNHVSASRVIDSLEGLRRVKFPSRDTIFHAYCHFEALTDTDYMYSCINCGFHPPVVVMDLHRKGVFKLAVSDLKAPEDFNGEHDIEGFWNSIHLEMISRGFFPSGVKNPFSVPPSYTHWAPWIGNETRTSDIVLNTEFQKVGTSSSHEAKLSSVTEDRLLDELAKQKVGVVRKLCKACNIDSKGSRSDLITRLREKMKSRQTYDKVFQSIWGASGGWSVILCPHGIVYSVKFNLRAESPRDFADLLLSWKHMPNVCV is encoded by the exons ATGTCTCACAATATCAGATGTGAGCTGGAGGAATGTCAGCAATACCAGTTGCTGGCCCAGCGGAGCGGACTAGGCTTCAGTTTATGTGAGCACCTTCGCTCACTAGATTACTGCCGAGAAACTGTAAAGGAGGTTTTTCTTCAAGAGCACATCGTGATGGAAATGGTGGACCTTAAATTTTTTGGAGAGGCCAAAGCTGCTACATGCATAAAGAGACAGAAAGCTGCCCAGATGGCACATGCTCCACTTTGTGTGAGGGTGGATTTTGGTGGATCCTCAACACAGATCTGTTTGTCTGTATTTGAGCCGGAAATACACAGTTTCTGCCGTCTTGGCAGAATATTTGTGACTTACAATGCTCTGAGGAACACCTTGCATTGTGCTTGTGCAAAGCCACGAATATCATGTCCTCATAAAAACATAGCTAAATGGCATCTCTtccagacacagagagacatcTTCAAATCAACTGTACCACTATCATCAGGCACCCCATCACAGATGACTCAGGAGAGTTCTTCCTTTGAGGACAATGCTGCTATCGAAAGGAGTATCCGCTATatgtttaaagagaaaaaaattccTGGATCTCTTCCAGAAAATGTCATCTCACAGAAAATGGATCATCAGAAACAGCTCTTTCCATGTGAAACGTTGTGCCAGGTGTGCCCAGAGCACCCAAAACTTGATGAGGCTGTTCTAGTTACCAATAAAGCGAGGATTGTCAGCATGATGGGAGTGATTGAGa ATGTTTCAACACACCATAGATTGTGTCCTCAGTGCCACATGGTCTACAGATACCAGGAGTGGACAGATGGGCTTCACAACTTTGACAACCACGTTGTTTTGTGTCTTGAACTCTGCCTTTttttgagagaaaatctgcag AACCATGTATCGGCTTCAAGGGTCATTGACTCATTGGAGGGCTTAAGAAGAGTGAAGTTTCCTTCTAGGGATACCATTTTTCATGCTTATTGCCATTTTGAGGCTTTGACTGACACAGACTACATGTACTCCTGCATAAACTGTGGGTTTCATCCCCCTGTGGTAGTTATGGACTTACACAGAAAAGGGGTGTTCAAGTTAGCAG TGAGTGACCTCAAAGCCCCGGAAGACTTCAATGGTGAACATGACATTGAAGGTTTTTGGAACTCTATTCACCTGGAAATGATAAGCCGTGGGTTTTTTCCAA GCGGCGTGAAGAATCCATTTTCAGTTCCACCAAGTTACACGCACTGGGCACCATGGATCGGGAATGAAACTCGAACAAGTGACATTGTGCTTAACACAGAGTTTCAAAAAGTAGGAACAAGCTCTTCACATGAAGCAAAGCTTAGCAGTGTCACAGAAGACCGTCTGTTGGATGAACTCGCCAAACAAAAG GTTGGAGTGGTAAGAAAATTGTGTAAAGCATGCAACATCGACTCCAAAGGCTCCCGCTCTGATCTCATCACCAGACTGAGGGAGAAGATGAAGAGCAGGCAGACATATGATAAGGTCTTTCAAAGCATATGGGGGGCCTCTG GAGGATGGTCTGTAATACTATGTCCACATGGCATTGTATACAGTGTTAAATTTAATCTTCGTGCTGAAAGTCCCCGGGATTTTGCTGACCTTCTCCTGTCCTGGAAGCACATGCCAAACGTCTGTGTTTAG